CGCAGAGCGTTAATTCAAGGCTGCTCAATCTTTCACAATCTAAAATCTAAAATAGGATTAGGCATAAGTTCGGTTTCAAAGCGGCTATAAACAATTTGAGTCGGATACCACGAAGAAAACCAGTACAAATCTTGAATAACTCTGTAAGTACTATCGGTATCAGCTAACTCCAAATGAACTAAGGCTAAATTATTTAATCCAACCACTTCTCGTCCCTCTTGAAACCAGGAGGATTGCCAAAACATTAAACGCTGTAACCATTTACACTGAGAATTTTTTCTAGTCATTAGCCACGACAAATTGCGTCCAAAGTCGGCAGTTTGATTCCTTTGTCGAGGAATCCACTCCAGCAGACAATTCCACTCAGGTTTCATTTGCAACAGGTGGGTGCGGGCGCGGTGAGTTTGTTTGGCTGTTATTTCTACCATATCGGGTAGATTAGACCATCCTACCCAACGCCGTAGCTTTTCGCGTAAAAGCCAGTCTTTAAGACGTGTATGGATAAGGCGAGTAATAGTCTCTTCATTTTTCAATGCACTAGCAGTTAATTGCACTAAGACAGATTTAGTCTCAGAGTTTGCATAAGACATCCGCACAACAGAACTGTAGTGGATATCTCCAGATAGAACAATGACTTGTTGGCGTTGCTCAAACAAAGTAATTAGAAATCGTGCCAATGCTTCAGTATGAATATTCCAAGAATCACCAACGTCTGTAGAAAAAACTTTGTCGCGTCGCAATTGCCAATGATGAATCCAATCAATTACTTGCAGCCCAAATAAATTTGTTGGTGCAATTACAAATGTGGCTTGAATCTGGGGTGCTTGTTGTAGAGGCTGAGAAAGTTGACGCTCAAAGGCTTGCTGACATAGTAACATTGGTGGCGCAGTCGGTTTCTGATCCGCAGGATAACCCCGCCACGTGCGTGTATCTAAAACAATCACTTCATGGCAAGAACTCCTAACTGTATAATGCCAAGTAAGTGCATCAGGATGTCGATTGAGCATCAACACTGAATCATCTAGATCAAATTCAGGTAGGCCAGTGTGTGGGTTAGTAGGTGGCATTCCTAGATAGCGAGCGATCGCATTATAAGCTACCGTATCCGTCCCTCGTGAAGCAGACCAGTCCTGAGCCGCCGCCAATAATTTTTCACCAGATTCACCCTCTGCAAATTGCTCAGGTGTATTCCCCCATCCTTGAAAAACTGCATAGGCTAATAGTGCATTTTGAACGGTTCTCTGCCCTAAAGGTTTTCCCAGTACTCTTAAACACCAAGCTTGGTTGAGGTTCCAATCATCGCTAACATCATGATCATCAAAGATGCTGTACATCGGAATATTCGCCAAAGCGCGGCGCACTTTCCAGAGGGTGTGAATAAACTCTCGCATATCTCGAACTTCTAAATCCCATTGCCGCCGGGCTTTGCGAGTATCCATTATCCCCCGCCCCATAGAGAAAGTAGTCGGCCAGCATACTGGTGACCAAACTAATAGATAAGATACGTAATACTCGCCAAGGCTGAGTAGATGACTGGCAACTTTGGCAGATTTACTGTGTAATCCGGCAGTAAAGCCCGCTTGGTAAGTCGCAATCTCTACGCGATGACCGGGAGGTAACTGATTTGGTGTGTAATAACTAACATCTGTAGCCTGATTCTGAGTAACTGGGAGGTGTTCTTCCCAGCCCAATAGCGCATCACCCAGCCGACTTGACGCCCATAATAAGGGGTCAGCAACATCATCTCCATAAATCTGGTCGCCCGTGAGAAATAGTTGATGGGGACGTTGACGAGGCTGATTCGCAGTTTTCTCGATTAAACAGTCTAGGATAGGCAGTGCATCGAATCCGTTGCCGTGGGGTTTGCGACAGGAACCATGTACAATTCGTAAATCTTCAAGACGGGTTGGTGGTAAGACAAATGTTGGTTTTTGATGGTCAAAATAGCTGATGTTGACATGGGGAAAGCGGCTTGAACACAAAGCTTGTTGCAATGGTTGCTGAGTTTGTGCAGTCTGGTCAGTGAATTGGAGATCGTAGGCATATATGCGATCGCTACTGAGGCGATGTGTACCTGTACGAGCCGTTACCGCTACAATATGAAGTGATTTTCCTAGCGCTACGGTAGAGCGTCTACCCACCAATAGACAATTTCCTAACAGCGTACCGTCATTTCTTGTGTCGTAAACCTTAAGTTCTACTTTGCTAGGCTGTTTGAGTGCGACCCAGACTGTAACCGATTCAGGTTCTATACGTTGTAAAATTGGGCCTGCCAAAATCAGCGGCAGGTTCTGTAGAAACTCATCCCCAGATTGATAATTCATTGAATTAAGACTTCTGCCCACGGTCAATCCAGACACCTCTTAATCCGGCTGCTTTCGCTCCGTGGTAGTCTTCTATGATGCTGTCGCCAATGTGCCATGCTGCTTCTGGTGGACAGTTATGTTTCTTTAAGGCAATGGCAAAAATTTGGGGATCAGGTTTAGCTGCACGCGCTTGGGTAGAAATAGTGATTGATTTAAAATATTCTCTGAGTCCCAAACTTTGCAACACTGAGTAAATCCGGGAATCGAAATTGGATAATATCCCAAGCTCAATTCCCAAGCGTCGCCAGTTAACCAAAGCTGCTAAAACATCAGGATAAATAAACCAAGGTTCCGCAGTCCCAAAGTGGATGTAGAGTTCACTAAAAAAAGCTGAAAAGTCAGAAAATTCTTTGAGGACACCTGCACCTTCAAAGGTGTTCAAGGCAATTATCCGCCACCAATCAAACTCGCGCTGGGGAATATCTTGGGTTTCTGCGTCTGGAAATATCGGCGGTGGCGCTGCTTTAAAGCTTTGGATAAATGTTGTGTTCAATGTCTCGGCTGAAACTTTCACGCCAAATTCCTGGGCTATCTGACTATAAACTTCGCCCACACTACCTTTAACTCCGAAGAGTGTCCCCACAGCATCTAAAAAAATAACTTTCGGTTGTTCCATCAAACTTTTAAGCTTTTGAATGTTGAATTTTAGATTTTGGCTTGTTAGAGAGCTTCAGTGAGTAAGGCGCACCATCTGCTACTGAGAAAGCGTTTCTATAATAGGACGGACTAACCAGTTAAATCCAACTTTGAGCTGATGGTCTAAAGTTGGCAACCTATATAAGTAGGCAACACGACGAGCGATGTATGCCAGAGGGCCTTCTAGTTTGATTCCTAAACCGGTGAGGGTGGCGTTATCTATCCCCAATGCCATCATTTCTCCTAACTGTTGATAACGGAAGGGAAGTAAGGGGCGATTAGTAAGAGAAGCCCAAATATTCCAAGCGGTATAATCAGATTGTTGGAAAGCTGCTTGTGCAGTGGCAGGAACTTGTTGTCCTTCAGCATCATGAGAATCTACTAAGTCTCCCAAAGCAAATATTTCTGGATGGTCAAGGACTTGCAGGGTAGGTTGAGTGGTAATTTGACCACGCTGGTTTTGCTTCAGAGGAAGGGATTTGACTACGGGAGCAACTCGCGTTCCGACAGTCCAAATTACCAACTCTACGGGAATTGTGTCTACTTGATTTTTGTACTCTAGGGAGATGCTATCTTGGTTGATTAATTCGACTTTGGTTTCTAAATCAATAAATACCCCACGGGCTTCTAAAGCTTTCCTGGCTGCTTCCCGGTTAAACTCTGGTGAAGTTCGTAATATTTGGTCAGCAATTTCAATTATCCGCAGCCGTCCTCTTTCGCCTAGTCTGTCTGCTAATTTACAGGCTAATTCCACACCACTGTAGCCAGCCCCAACAATTGCCACGCGAATTTTCTCTGCATCTGATTCTTCCAAGATTCGCAGGCGTTCTTCTAAGCGATAGGCGTCAGATATAGTGCGGAAGGGGTGGGCATAGGATGTCGCACCAGGAACCACATCTAGAGGTGTTTCTCCACCCAGCGCCAAAACTAATCGGTCGTAGGGGATTTCTGGGCCATCCTGTAAATGTATCCGTTTTTGGTCGATGTCAATTCCAGAGACAACTGCTTGATAAAAACGCACACCTGTGCCTTGTAAAAGTTCTTCAAATGGGGGAGCAATTTCCCAGGTTTGCAGTTCGCCTGTGAGTAATTCGTATAATAAGGGAGAAAATAGAAAGCGATCGCTTTGATCTACTAAAACAATTTCGGGTTTTTGTGTAGATTCCCAAGGTAACTGGCTTAAGCGCAGCGCAGTGTAGAGACCACCAAAGCCTCCACCAAGGATACAAATTCTAGAAGTTTGTTGAGTCATCGATATCGATATATATTAGGACGGTTAATCCCAGTAGGGCAACTAACTTCAGTGTAATGATTTCTTTCGGTCTATTGCCATGAGCCAACAATCTGAGTATTCCTCTTCATGCAGTTCATGTGCAGTTAATAGCTTTATTTTTACAAAACCACATTTTTCATAGCAGCGGATAGCGCGAGTATTGCTAACGTGGGGGTCGATGACAATCTTATCAGCTTGTGATACTTCAAAAAGATACTTTACAATTGCTTTTAGCACTTTTGTCCCAATTCCCTGATTCCAATACTTTGTTTCACCTATAAATAAGTCAATTCCATAGACATTTTCTGTTTTATCTAAATAATACATTTGTCTGTCGGTTTCTGATAAGTCATTTAGCGCATAATACTGTAGGTAACCAATGGGAACACTTTGATAGTAGAAGAGACAAGGAACAACAGGGTCATCTTCTGTAATTAGAGGTTTGTATGTTGCTATAATTCTTTCTAAAGAAAAAGGATTATTTCTTCCTTCGTAAAATTCTAGTACTTCCTCATCAGTTAGCCATTTTGCCATCAACTCATAGTCGTATATCTCATCTTGCATGAGACGAATAGCAATTTCAGCATTTTCAACTAGCATATCTAGCTTTAGTCTGGAATTTTATAGTTATTAATCACTTTTTATAAATTACACTTTAATCATAAGCAAAAAGCGGTTTGTGTATAAATCACAAACCGCCTATAGTCTATAATTTAGAGAAAATGGAATTAATTACCGCCTGATGTGACAGCTTTATTATGCTGGTTACTATCGTCTGCTTTAATGTACCATTTGCCATCTTGGCCTTCTGCATATTGGTTTTTAACGCTATTCCAAGCAATATCACGAGCGCCTTCTTCACTCAAACCATCTTTTTGAGCGGCATTAAATGCTGCGATAAAAATCTGTTGTGCTTCTTGGGGGAGTTGTTGCTGTAGTTCTTGAGGCAGTTCATCTACTTTGTTATATGGCATAAACCTACTCCGATCATTTCAAGTTGAGTTTATGCTAAAAAATTTGCAGTCCAACTTCCTCTTTCTCTAAGTATAGACTCAAAATTATCATACTCAGGACTTATAGAGAATACTCAAAAAAGTAACTGCATACTCCTATAGAGAAGGAAGCGAAGCGTAAGTAACGCATTAGAAGGGTTCGAAGAGTAAGAGTTTTAGAGAGTTTTTTCATAAGTCATAATCCTTTTGGCAGAGTAAGACAACTTTTAAATCAATGATGCAATAATATTAATGCTCATAGCTAAAATTGTTGTATTAAAAAAGAAAGATAATATGCCATGTAATAGAGTTAAGCGTCTCATATCGTGCGATGTCGTCTCTACATCAGAAACTTGGCTAGTCATGCCGATTACAAAAGAATAGTATAAAAATTCCCAATAGTCTGGATGGTCGTTATTGGGAAAATCTAAACCCTTAGCTATTTCGTCAGGATTACCACGATTAATATGTTGATAATAATTGTGTGCATATTGCAATGCAAACATCGTATGCACAAGTAACCAAGAACCTATAATCGTCATAATCGAAAGCGCTAGGTGTAAGCTCAGTAGAACTGTTGATAGCGCTTTTTTATCAGTGAGTAAAAACCCAATGGCTAACACACTTGCACAAGCTGCTGCAATTATCAGCATAAATATAGCTAAACGACCTTCATATTCAGTTTCAGCATAACGACGGGTTTTCTCTGGAGTAGAGGTGATCATCTTCCACCAAGTTATGGCTAAAAAAAAGTCAGCACCAGCATTCCAAGCGCAAAGAATTCGAGTGGATAAAAGCAGCCAATTAGGAAGTATTGCTAAGACTAATGCAGCAAAACCAGCAGCAATTATTACTCGTGGGCGAGGGTCAAAGTTTTTAAACAAGTTAAGTTTAATAGGCACTTTAGTAACTCATTTTAACTATAAAGCATGATTAGCAGTATACACTCTAAGCTAATAATACAAATAGCGCAGAGTTGTCATTTGCTAAAGTATACAATGGGGGGAAATAATATTATAAATTATTCCTGAGTACTGAGCCAAGACAAACAGTAAAATGACTAATTTTTCTCCATATTTCATATTAGGTAAAAACAAATAAAATAAAGTTTTTAGTTCGCATTTTAGTGCTGAAACCTAAACTACGAAGATCCAATTTTCTTTACTTTAACTATTTATATTCACTAACTAAACTTAAAAAATACTAATACGTTACATTATCTCGCCATTTTTCTAACATCTTAGCGCTTACTCCTGGTACTCTATCCAAGTCTTGTAAAGATGTAATTTTCTGCTGCTGACGAGCAATGAGTATTCTTTGAGCTAATTTCTTCCCAACACCAGGAAGAGTTTCTAGTTCTTCTAGAGTTGCAGTGTTGAGATTGACTTGTTTAATTGCTGAAATTTCGCTTGATGAAGAATTTTTAATCTGGGGACACCGTTTTTGTTCTGATTTGATTTTTTCTTGAATTGCTAGTGGTAAACCTGGTTTAGCTTGAGCATAAAGACGAGAAAATTCACGTAGATAATGAGCCGCAACAGTGGAATTTTCAATCACTACAAGTGTCTCGTCGTTGCCATTATTAGCAGCTGTTGACCAGTTGTGTGAGCCTGTAATGACTATCTGATTATCAATAACACCAAATTTATGATGTAATAGATCACCTTTGGGTAATATAGGTACGCCTACGGTAGTAATTGGATTTTGCCAAGGATGATTATCTACTTCATATTTACATTTGTTACTGAGAGCAACGCCCATCATATCTAATGCTTCGCTGTAAGGACGATAGGCAAATTGTGGCTCAATCAAAGTCCGAATTTCTATACCTTGCTGATGGCGCTTTTCTAAAAGATTCGCAAGACGTTGCTCAGAAAAGACAAATAACGCCATATTAATAGATTTAGTTGCTGAATCTAAATTTTTGCCAATTAAACCATTACTACTGTTAATCCAAGGTTGGGTTGGAGAATTAGGTGAGAACTGAAGAGTAATTTTAGTTTTACCTAAAGTGATTTGTTGAGGTATACGTATCGGCTTTTTCAATCCAAATCTACTATCTGGTTTACCTCCTGGGCCATCGCCCCACATGATATTAAACTCTTCTGTAAATAAAGATGCTAACTCTGGACTGTCAATTTTTAACAAATTATTAGCATTACCCAAACTGTTAGGATTAGTGAAATCGCCATGAGTATCACTTAATGTAAAATTGGCTGAAGTGATAATTACAATACGATTGTCTACAATGAGAAACTTGTGATGCATCAAGCTACTGCCTACTGAACCATCTGCTCGATCATCAAGCCAGGGGATTTTAGCATTTTGAACAATTACCAAAGCATCTCTTTGATTGATTTCCTCTGGAGTAAGTTTGTTATCTTTGTTAATGTCGATAAATTGGCGAAACTCGTTGTAGCGTTCTCGTTCCCTTTTATCTAACTTACTCACTTCATCAGTTGTGAAACTACTCCAAGGTCGGCTATAAGTGTTTTCTAAAATTATTCTGACTTTTACCCCAGCTTTTTGTTTATCAACGAGTGCTTGGGCAACTTTGGGTAAACGTAATTCTTGTACCGCCACATCTACTGTAGATTTAGCTTGAGAAATGGCATCAACAATTTGTTTTTCTAAATCATCTCCAACGCGCGTTTGTAGGCGGTAAGGTTCTTTGTATTCTGAAGACTCGGAATGGTTAAAATAAACTTGCACTAAAGGATCTTGTGGCAAAGGTGCTGGACGTTTGTTATGAGGCTGAACACGTTGACAACCTGCAAGAGTAAATATAAGTAAAAAGATATAAACGAAATACCTTTGTTTAGGAAAAAGTTGCACGGTAATCTGCTAAAAGTGAATTGGGAGTAAACACACTTATGGTTCCCAAAAAAAAGAGTATGTCAAATTAAGTAGAGGGATAGCTGTACAAGTAGGGCAAAAAATCCACCCATCGAAGCGGAAATATTCATATTTTGTCAGGATTTACCTATTTACCTCTAGATGTAAAAAATAGAGACAGCCGTTGCAAGCGTGTGTTTTTACTCAAATATTGGTTATATGCAAATTTATTTAGATTACAGCGCCACTACTCCTACTCGTCCAGAAGCGATCGCAATTATGCAAGCAGTCCTCACCCAACAGTGGGGTAATCCCTCCAGCTTGCATGAGTGGGGACAACGCACAGCAATGATTGTGGAACAAGCTAGAGTCCAAGTTGCTGGCTTAATTAACGCTGCTGATCCCGCATCTATTGTCTTTACCTCTGGTGGCACAGAAGCAGATAATTTGGCAATTATGGGTGTAGCTCGGTTGTACGCTGTGCCTCAACATATAATTATTTCCAGCGTTGAACATTCCGCAATTTCTGAAACAGTGCGATCGCTAGAAATGTGGGGTTGGGAAGTAACGCGCTTAGCTGTGGATAGTAAAGGTAGAGTCAACCTGCTAGATTTAAAAGCTGCCTTGCAACATAACACGGTTTTAGTCTCGGTGATTTATGGTCAAAGTGAAGTAGGCACAGTGCAACCAATTGCAGAATTGGGAAAAATTGCGCGATCGCATGGTGCTTTGTTCCATACAGATGCAGTGCAAGCTGCGGGACGTTTGCCTATAGATGTGCAAGCACTAGCCGTTGATTTACTCAGCCTTTCCAGTCATAAAATATATGGGCCGCAAGGTGCAGGGGCGTTGTATGTGCGGCCTGGTGTAGAATTGATCCCTTTACTAGGTGGTGGTGGGCAAGAAATGGGATTGCGTTCTGGTACGCAAGCAGTACCTGTAATTGCTGGTTTTGGGATAGCAGCTGAACTAGCAGCACAAGAACTAGCTACAGAAACACCAAGATTGATTGAGTTACGCGATCGCTTTTTTGCCCACTTAGCTGAAATTCCTGGTTTAATTCCCACAGGCGATGACAATCACCGTTTACCTCATCACGTTAGTGTCTACCTAGAACACGCCGATGGCGAAAAACTCAGCGGGAAAACTATAGTACGGCAGTTAAATTTAGCTGGTATTGGTATTAGTGCTGGCGCTGCCTGTCACAGCGGTAAACTTAGCCCTAGTCCGATACTTTTGGCAATGGGTTATTCGCAAAAAGCAGCCTTGGGCGGAATTCGCATGACATTGGGGCGTGATACCACCGAAGCTGATGTGGATTGGACAGCGATGGTGTTGAAGCAGATTTTGCAAAGACTGACACCAGATTTGTCTTTAGTTAAGCGTTAATCGCTCATACTAAAATTTAGGTACAGCATTTGTTGGAGTTGGAATATTTTCTATGTCCCTGCAAGAGCTTAAAGAGCAAGCCCGTCAACTGCCAGCGAGCGCCTTGAACTAGTTCGTGCAATCATTGAATCTTTACAAGATGTTCTCAGCCAACCAGCTGAAAGATCACGCATCATCAAGCAAATGAAGGGTTTATTGAAGACTAATCAGCCAGCACCAACTGATGAACAAGTGAAATCAATGCTAAAAGAACGTCGTGTAGAGAAGTATCTTTAGTCGTTTCAGCATAACAAAGAAATGCGATCGCCTTTATCGTGCAAGTTTCTGATTAGAGGAGGGGTGAGCGTAACTCCCGATTTCACGGCTGCCGAAAGGGTTAGACAAGTCTTTTCCCAAAAGCTAATATTTTGAGTCATAAAGGAGTTGACTCACGATTTATACCAATTCTCTTGTAGGAAAGCAATACATTGTTTGTAGTAGCGCTTAAGCGCAATTCTTTGCCTGATTGAATCTGTCCTCATATTTTAGAGAAACGGTATTATTTCACTACTTTTGAGGATTTTCTTGAATGAATAAATTTATTATTGGTATTGGGATGTTCTTTGGCTCTACGCTTGGCAGCTACATCCCAGTATTGTGGGGTGGAAGCTTGCTATCGTTCACCTCGATTCTCTTCAGCGTCGTTGGCGGGATTGTGGGGATTTTGCTTGCGTATCGCATATCAAAATATCTAGGCTTTATCTGATCTGTGAAATGAGATTGCTAAACAGTAAGAAAGTGCGATTCTTTGCAGGATAACCCACCATTTTTGGACTGTAGCTAACTTGACTTTGCTACCCTCTAGAAACAATGCTGAGAAATAGATTTATGAATCTTCTACCAAAGAAAAGCCAATCCAACCAAAATGTAATGTGAACAGCTACTATTACCCAAAATATAACTTGATATGAAACCTTGCTACTTTTGTGGCGTAATCTTCTTTGGGCGATAAATGCCCCCAACCATCCACCCATCAATTCACAAAAATGTAATGTCTTTTCTGATACTCTCCAACGTCCCTGTTTGGCACGAGATTTATCATCTGCATACAGTCCAAAGGTAATAAAACTCATTACAGGATAAAGAATTAAAGGGATTGGATTTAAAGTCGTAAATGCAAAATGCATTGCGCCTAAACTCGGTAATAAAGATAAGAACAATACCTCAAATATTAAAGAAGGTTTTACCGTAGGCTTGAATGTTTCTTTTTTTATTGCAGAAGATGAGGCTCTTGGCATGGGTTTGATTACAACTCCCTCAATGAAGGCATTGCAAGCCTGAATTCTTCCATTTTTATCAACCGTTGCTTGATAGCAAATCACGTCACCAACTTGTGGACGACGATTGGTTTCTTTGAGTGCAGTGATATGAAGAAAAACATCTTGACTGCCGTCATTGGAGCTTATGAAACCAAAACCCTTATCATCCTTCCATTTTGTTAGTTGACCTTTACGTAAAACAGGTTTCATGAAAGTCCTTGAATATCAATAGTTTATTTTTAAGGTTCCCATGTCAATCTCAATAAACAACATCAATTCTGATCGCGTCCATAATAGCTACTCTTGTAAGCCCAATTGAGCGATTTTCTCAAACAGATACTAGACATCGCCTGTACACCATCAATACTTTCGCCACCAACACATTCCTTAGCAGAACTGCTAGGATTTCAACTATTGCCCATTGGTTTTGTGCTGGCATGTGAGCGGTACTCGTGGCGTTCTATGTCGCTACTGCCGAAAATAAGAGCCAATACTGAAACAATAGGAGTAAGTGATAAAGCAACATATAAACTATGAGTGAACTTCCCAACAGTCTTGAAGATGCGATCGCCCAATCGCGCACAGCCACACTCGCTGCCCTTGCAGATGGCCACACTCGTATACAAGTTGATTTTCTCTTCCCAGAACTTAAACCTTTACCCATAGCAGAACAATTTCTGCCTCTGTTTGCAGAATATGATTCCCGGTTGAAAGTTTTCTTTGCTGATGCTGGTGCTGCTGCCCTTGCCCGCCGAGATTGGGTAGAGACACCATTTCAAATTTTGGATATCGGTTCGGGTAGGGCTGCCTCATTACAATCAAAAATTCAGCCAGATGATGAAATTTTCTTATTCGTTGCTCCCACTTCTGTAGAAGTGCCGCAGTTAGAAAAGCTCAGTCAAGAAATAGGCGATCGCCCTTTAGTCTTATTAAATCCTCGCTTAGAGGATGCCGCCACTATCGGCATCGGTTACGCAGCTAGGCAAATCCGCGATCGCTTTATCAGTACCATTGAGTCTGTTTATTACCTACGTCCTGTAGATGATGAAACTGCGGTATTTCGTTCCTACCCTGGACAGTGGGAAGTTTGGGTAGAAACTAATGGCGAATATCAAAGAATTGCTGAATTACCCAAAAAACCATCGGGTGATGAGTTGGATCTCATCCTCTTACAGGGACAACCGCAAACCACAAACGTTGTACCTGGGAAAAAACCTAATGTGTTTAAGAGTTTACAACGGTTTTTAAAAGCGTTGAGTAGTTAAGAGAACGCAGAGGTAGCAGAAAGAGATTTTGTTATCTGCTGCCTCATTTTATCTATAAAATCAAAATTAATACCTATTACTTAAAGTAAGATACAAATAATTACGACTTAAGCAACACGTATTTCCTTTAAAAAGCAAATTATTATTAGCAAATGAATTTTTTAGATAAGATAGCTCTCACAGGATTGTCGCTAGGCCTTTTATTTTTTATCTTAGGGTTTTCATTAAGTCTAGTCATAACTTCAGGATTCATTAATGAAACAGCACGTTTATTGATAAGTGCTGGTGGTTTTCTCTTTATCAGCTCAGTTATTACTGGCTTGTTTGCCGCTATTATAAATATCTGGAAGAATTAATCTTTAACTAATGCTCTGCAAAGGATTGATAGATATACTCCCTAAAAAAATTTAATGCTATTACTGTTCCAACACACTTCTCTCAACTATTTTCATTAACCCACGGCATAATCTGTATACTGCCGGATATATGGCGGATGAAACCCAACTACAATATCATGTTTTGGTACTCCCATCGCTACTAATTTCTCGCCTACATCCTCCTCTGTACCATTCCACTGAATCCAAATTTTACTGTTTTTGATATCAAAATGCATTACAGGGCCGAAAACCCTACGTTTATTTTGCCAACCAATATAAATCAGTTGGTAATGATCTCTTTCTACATCAAAAATTGTTTGGGCTTCAATTTCATTATTAGATGTGACAAATTGGGCATATTCTGTAATTAGTTTTTGAACACACTTACGATATTTATCTAAATCTGTGATCGGATAATTTTCTCCGTTTCCACATCATAAACTATCAAATAGATTTGACTACGCTTGATAATAGTTTGAATATTAGGAGTGCTGAGTTAAGGTTATGGGG
This region of Nostoc sp. UHCC 0302 genomic DNA includes:
- a CDS encoding cysteine desulfurase family protein translates to MQIYLDYSATTPTRPEAIAIMQAVLTQQWGNPSSLHEWGQRTAMIVEQARVQVAGLINAADPASIVFTSGGTEADNLAIMGVARLYAVPQHIIISSVEHSAISETVRSLEMWGWEVTRLAVDSKGRVNLLDLKAALQHNTVLVSVIYGQSEVGTVQPIAELGKIARSHGALFHTDAVQAAGRLPIDVQALAVDLLSLSSHKIYGPQGAGALYVRPGVELIPLLGGGGQEMGLRSGTQAVPVIAGFGIAAELAAQELATETPRLIELRDRFFAHLAEIPGLIPTGDDNHRLPHHVSVYLEHADGEKLSGKTIVRQLNLAGIGISAGAACHSGKLSPSPILLAMGYSQKAALGGIRMTLGRDTTEADVDWTAMVLKQILQRLTPDLSLVKR
- a CDS encoding DUF1995 family protein, with the protein product MSELPNSLEDAIAQSRTATLAALADGHTRIQVDFLFPELKPLPIAEQFLPLFAEYDSRLKVFFADAGAAALARRDWVETPFQILDIGSGRAASLQSKIQPDDEIFLFVAPTSVEVPQLEKLSQEIGDRPLVLLNPRLEDAATIGIGYAARQIRDRFISTIESVYYLRPVDDETAVFRSYPGQWEVWVETNGEYQRIAELPKKPSGDELDLILLQGQPQTTNVVPGKKPNVFKSLQRFLKALSS
- a CDS encoding cold shock and DUF1294 domain-containing protein, which codes for MKPVLRKGQLTKWKDDKGFGFISSNDGSQDVFLHITALKETNRRPQVGDVICYQATVDKNGRIQACNAFIEGVVIKPMPRASSSAIKKETFKPTVKPSLIFEVLFLSLLPSLGAMHFAFTTLNPIPLILYPVMSFITFGLYADDKSRAKQGRWRVSEKTLHFCELMGGWLGAFIAQRRLRHKSSKVSYQVIFWVIVAVHITFWLDWLFFGRRFINLFLSIVSRG
- a CDS encoding XisI protein, whose amino-acid sequence is MTDLDKYRKCVQKLITEYAQFVTSNNEIEAQTIFDVERDHYQLIYIGWQNKRRVFGPVMHFDIKNSKIWIQWNGTEEDVGEKLVAMGVPKHDIVVGFHPPYIRQYTDYAVG